In the genome of Microbacterium saperdae, one region contains:
- a CDS encoding tetratricopeptide repeat protein has product MARPKKRFQQLLEEIDRTPWGPAEQALVSEAVALAQEIGDERLEYEARMRQTASANMNGATDVMLNSFAWCLAHHDADPQRFPSDLDYGGADLMWQFKWMASSLRSSPAFSQEQIVAVLDDMESHYRTAGLGLSGVLTARFEDAWDAGRIADAEALRVQLEATPRDEHSHCDACGRSQFAGFFAETERDADAIRLVEEMIEGGFSCGEEPEHALSRVLIPYLRAGRGEEAKTAHLRSYRLAKDNPDNLRIVANNIVFAALTGNEARALSLVERHISWLAHDGLNVDAHFAALAAFAFALDRVTAAGHGGTPVRGADAPALEPFFGPHDGAWTAQELAATAWATADRIGAEFDRRDGTDGHAQSLGRMRALADEQYDVPIRSDAFVAAPAAASPVDADGWFDRAMELAQYGAEHETLEALPRASGVEDPYKRAQLLSMRIGILVALDRAAEAAALLPERVAALRDAGKDVQAALEERLGLATFGLNTPETTADLEDALADAASLPAWSRGDLAISRASLHLQSDEADAALDLAEHAARAFAEAEDTRLSNTTTLVAIHAVLSKGDIESASSLLDRFLAQDDLSIGHRAQALQTRARVRGGSDAYVEGATDADEACRLLAGLGATQALAAAHLLAGALWEDAGQPEKSLARYRVTARLVAQEGGDLAGANFRLARAMLAVGDTEEAAELFGTVLEQEEQAEVPAASRAMTASMLARALTGAGEYGQAVGAFGYAATLYGEAEEHADQAVSMTEQAKILARFDENDDALALLESAAEIVRRAPDATGALVEVLHNLGQVYGGRQDDRAFALFDEVTALAQEHDAQWLLADVTDSRGRALAEIGRIDEAVAAALTAADAFAEIGDTGAAGGSELFAARLLAGNERAGDAVAVYRSALEHGAEHPPLRQVAGLELGNTLEALGRHGEAAEVRALIES; this is encoded by the coding sequence ATGGCACGTCCGAAGAAGCGTTTCCAGCAGCTGCTCGAAGAGATCGACCGTACCCCGTGGGGTCCTGCCGAGCAGGCGCTCGTCTCCGAGGCCGTCGCCCTGGCCCAGGAGATCGGCGATGAGCGTCTCGAGTACGAGGCGCGCATGCGGCAGACCGCCTCGGCGAACATGAACGGCGCGACCGACGTCATGCTGAACTCCTTCGCGTGGTGCCTCGCACATCACGACGCCGACCCGCAGCGCTTCCCGAGCGACCTCGACTACGGCGGCGCCGATCTGATGTGGCAGTTCAAGTGGATGGCCTCTTCGCTGCGCTCCTCCCCCGCGTTCTCGCAGGAGCAGATCGTCGCCGTGCTCGACGACATGGAATCCCACTACCGCACGGCCGGCCTCGGCCTCAGCGGTGTGCTGACGGCCCGTTTCGAGGATGCCTGGGATGCCGGACGGATCGCGGATGCCGAGGCGCTGCGCGTGCAGCTCGAGGCCACCCCGCGCGACGAGCACAGCCACTGCGACGCGTGCGGACGCAGCCAGTTCGCGGGCTTCTTCGCCGAGACGGAGCGGGACGCCGACGCCATCCGCCTGGTCGAGGAGATGATCGAGGGCGGCTTCTCCTGTGGAGAGGAGCCGGAGCACGCCCTGTCGCGTGTGCTGATCCCCTACCTGCGCGCCGGCCGCGGCGAAGAGGCGAAGACCGCGCACCTGCGCAGCTACCGCCTCGCCAAGGACAACCCCGACAACCTCCGCATCGTCGCCAACAACATCGTGTTCGCGGCGCTGACCGGCAACGAGGCGCGCGCGCTGTCGCTGGTCGAGCGGCACATCTCCTGGCTCGCACACGACGGCCTCAACGTCGATGCGCATTTCGCCGCACTGGCGGCTTTCGCGTTCGCCCTCGACCGCGTCACCGCAGCGGGCCACGGCGGCACTCCGGTGCGCGGCGCAGACGCCCCCGCCCTGGAGCCGTTCTTCGGCCCGCACGACGGCGCCTGGACGGCGCAGGAGCTCGCGGCGACGGCCTGGGCCACGGCAGACCGCATCGGTGCGGAGTTCGACCGGCGCGACGGCACCGATGGTCACGCGCAGAGCCTCGGACGGATGCGCGCGCTGGCCGACGAGCAGTACGACGTGCCGATCCGCTCCGACGCGTTCGTGGCAGCACCGGCGGCCGCGAGCCCGGTCGACGCCGACGGCTGGTTCGACCGCGCGATGGAACTCGCACAGTACGGCGCCGAGCACGAGACGCTCGAGGCCCTGCCCCGTGCGAGCGGCGTGGAGGACCCGTACAAGCGCGCGCAGCTGCTGTCCATGCGCATCGGCATCCTGGTCGCCCTCGACCGTGCCGCAGAGGCCGCCGCACTGCTCCCCGAGCGCGTGGCCGCGCTGCGCGACGCCGGGAAGGACGTGCAGGCCGCGCTCGAGGAGCGTCTGGGCCTCGCGACGTTCGGACTCAACACTCCGGAGACCACCGCGGATCTCGAGGACGCCTTGGCCGATGCCGCATCGCTGCCCGCCTGGTCGCGTGGCGACCTCGCGATCAGCCGTGCGTCGCTGCACCTGCAGTCCGACGAGGCGGATGCGGCGCTGGACCTGGCGGAGCACGCCGCGCGGGCCTTCGCCGAAGCTGAGGACACGCGGCTGTCGAACACGACGACGCTCGTCGCGATCCACGCCGTGCTGAGCAAGGGCGACATCGAATCGGCCTCGTCGCTGCTCGATCGCTTCCTGGCGCAGGACGACCTCAGCATCGGCCACCGCGCGCAAGCCCTGCAGACCCGCGCCCGGGTGCGCGGCGGCTCGGACGCCTACGTGGAAGGCGCGACGGATGCCGATGAGGCCTGCCGCCTGCTCGCCGGACTCGGAGCCACGCAGGCCCTCGCCGCGGCCCACCTGCTCGCCGGCGCGCTCTGGGAGGACGCAGGGCAGCCGGAGAAGTCCCTCGCTCGGTACCGGGTGACCGCTCGACTGGTCGCGCAGGAGGGCGGCGACCTCGCCGGAGCGAACTTCCGGCTGGCGCGCGCCATGCTCGCCGTGGGGGACACCGAGGAGGCCGCCGAGCTGTTCGGCACGGTGCTCGAGCAGGAGGAGCAGGCCGAGGTGCCCGCCGCCTCCCGCGCCATGACCGCCTCGATGCTGGCTCGTGCACTGACCGGCGCAGGCGAGTACGGCCAGGCCGTGGGCGCATTCGGCTACGCGGCGACCCTCTACGGCGAAGCCGAGGAGCACGCCGATCAAGCCGTGTCGATGACCGAGCAGGCCAAGATCCTCGCCCGGTTCGACGAGAACGACGACGCCCTCGCCCTGCTGGAGTCGGCCGCCGAGATCGTGCGCCGCGCGCCGGACGCCACCGGCGCTCTGGTCGAGGTGCTGCACAACCTCGGTCAGGTGTACGGCGGACGGCAGGACGACCGGGCCTTCGCTCTGTTCGATGAGGTCACCGCGCTCGCGCAGGAGCACGACGCGCAGTGGCTCCTCGCCGACGTCACCGACTCCCGCGGCCGAGCACTGGCCGAGATCGGGCGCATCGACGAAGCGGTCGCCGCCGCGCTCACCGCTGCTGACGCGTTCGCGGAGATCGGCGACACCGGGGCAGCCGGCGGTTCGGAGCTGTTCGCCGCCCGGCTGCTCGCCGGCAACGAACGAGCCGGCGACGCGGTGGCCGTGTACCGCAGCGCGCTGGAACACGGCGCGGAGCACCCTCCCCTGCGCCAGGTCGCCGGGTTGGAGCTCGGCAACACGCTCGAGGCGCTCGGGCGCCATGGCGAGGCCGCAGAGGTGCGCGCACTCATCGAGAGCTGA
- a CDS encoding HSP90 family protein encodes MHQEGAPVSAEVQQFQVDLRGVVDLLSRHIYSSPRVYLRELLQNARDAITARREVDGGGGRIRITPLTAENGEFVLRDDGVGLTASEVADLLATVGRSSKRDIFDLPRSDYLGQFGIGLLSCFMVADTIVIRSRSARGGASVEWTGSSDGTFQVSEIDEELPIGTSVHLVPRFDADELLRPAAVHELATTFGEFLPVRVTIDAPGDDIEVTRTPPFLDVADDIEAAVAYGRTLLGAGPLDVIELSEPATGTRGLAYVLPYAPPPGARQATRMYLGRMLLSERVDDVLPDWAFFVRAVVDSTGLAPTASRESLVEDAALERVREQLGAGIRRWVLELGLREPHRLAQFVAIHEVGLKSLVRHDPELAQFITRWLTLETTHGTIRIGDLVERYPHVRYAASVDEFRQVAGISPSSEVLVNGGYLFDADLVRMLPELYPNVTIEQVDVTGELDRLDPPPLDDRDAAVALEARAGAVLAAAECSVVVRSIDRPELSALYVADPEVLRAIDRTRTKGITGALWGGVLDKIDQSRSLGRDDDLRARLCLNWSNRVVRALVRVQDDAVFARTVQLLYIQALLAGHHPLTDADRGLMTTALSDLVSLSAGLEGDTIPFDEAR; translated from the coding sequence ATGCATCAGGAGGGAGCGCCGGTGAGCGCTGAAGTACAGCAGTTCCAGGTGGATCTGCGCGGGGTCGTCGACCTGCTCAGCAGGCACATCTACTCCAGCCCTCGCGTGTACCTGCGGGAGCTCCTGCAGAACGCGCGTGACGCCATCACCGCCCGTCGCGAGGTCGATGGCGGGGGCGGGCGCATCCGGATCACTCCGCTGACCGCAGAGAACGGCGAGTTCGTGCTGCGCGACGACGGCGTCGGTCTCACCGCGTCCGAAGTGGCCGATCTGCTGGCGACAGTGGGCCGCAGCTCCAAGCGCGACATCTTCGATCTCCCCCGCAGCGACTACCTCGGCCAGTTCGGTATCGGGCTGTTGAGCTGCTTCATGGTCGCCGACACGATCGTCATCCGCTCCCGCAGCGCGCGCGGCGGTGCCTCCGTCGAATGGACGGGCAGCTCCGACGGCACCTTCCAGGTCTCCGAGATCGACGAGGAGCTGCCGATCGGGACCAGCGTGCACCTCGTCCCCCGCTTCGACGCCGACGAGCTGCTCCGACCTGCGGCGGTGCACGAGCTCGCGACGACCTTCGGCGAGTTCCTGCCCGTCCGCGTCACGATCGACGCCCCCGGCGACGACATCGAGGTCACCCGCACCCCTCCGTTCCTCGACGTGGCGGACGACATCGAGGCGGCGGTGGCCTACGGACGCACTCTGCTCGGCGCCGGTCCGCTCGACGTCATCGAGCTCAGCGAGCCGGCCACCGGCACGCGCGGGCTGGCGTACGTGCTCCCCTACGCCCCTCCACCCGGCGCACGGCAGGCGACGCGCATGTACCTCGGGCGGATGCTGCTCTCGGAGCGCGTCGACGACGTGCTGCCCGACTGGGCCTTCTTCGTGCGCGCCGTGGTCGACTCGACCGGGCTCGCCCCCACCGCCAGCAGGGAGTCGCTGGTGGAGGACGCCGCGCTGGAGCGGGTGCGCGAGCAGCTCGGCGCCGGCATCCGACGGTGGGTGCTCGAGCTCGGCCTGCGCGAACCGCACCGTCTGGCGCAGTTCGTGGCGATCCACGAGGTCGGGCTCAAGTCGCTCGTGCGCCACGACCCGGAACTCGCGCAGTTCATCACGCGCTGGCTGACGCTGGAGACCACGCACGGCACGATCCGCATCGGCGACCTCGTCGAGCGCTACCCGCACGTGCGGTACGCCGCGTCCGTCGACGAGTTCCGCCAGGTGGCCGGCATCTCGCCGTCGTCCGAGGTTCTCGTCAACGGCGGATACCTGTTCGACGCCGACCTGGTGCGGATGCTGCCGGAGCTGTACCCGAACGTCACGATCGAGCAGGTCGACGTCACGGGCGAGCTCGACCGCCTCGACCCTCCGCCACTCGACGACCGTGACGCCGCCGTCGCTCTGGAAGCCCGTGCCGGCGCGGTGCTCGCGGCCGCCGAGTGCTCTGTCGTGGTGCGCTCGATCGACCGACCCGAGCTCTCCGCCCTCTACGTCGCCGATCCCGAGGTGCTGCGGGCCATCGATCGCACCCGCACCAAGGGCATCACCGGCGCGCTCTGGGGCGGTGTGCTCGACAAGATCGATCAGAGCCGTTCGCTGGGCCGCGACGACGACCTGCGCGCGCGCCTCTGCCTGAACTGGAGCAACCGGGTCGTACGGGCACTCGTGCGCGTGCAGGACGACGCCGTGTTCGCCCGCACCGTGCAGCTGCTGTACATCCAGGCGCTGCTCGCGGGGCACCATCCGCTCACCGATGCCGACCGCGGTCTGATGACCACCGCGCTCAGCGATCTCGTCTCGCTCTCGGCCGGCCTCGAAGGGGACACCATCCCGTTCGACGAGGCCCGCTGA